TGGATTTTTCCGCGCAGACCCGCTGGACGCGGATGATCGATCGCGCGGCCGAGGTCGACAATCCCGCGCTGGTGGCGATGCTCGCAGGCCTTGGCATGCAGGGATCGAGCTGGGACCGCATGACCGCCCGCCACCTTTATCACATCGTTTCGGCACTGCGCCGCGTGGGTCTCGAGGCCGAAGCCCGGATGATCGCCGCGGAGGCGGTCGCGCGCGCCTGACGTGAGCGCGATCGCCGATTTCCTCGCCATGCTCGCGGCAGAGCGGGGGGCGGCGAGAAACACGATCCTTGCCTATGGGAGAGACCTCGAACAGGCAGAGGAACTGGTCGGGGGAACCCTCGATCAGGCGAGTCCGGCACAATTGGCGCGGCTGGGCCAAGGCTGGTCGTCGCTCGCCCCGTCGACACTGGCGCGCAAGATCTCGGCGCTGCGGCAATTCTTCGGCTTCGTGATCGACGAAGGGCTGCGCGAAGACGATCCCACACATGCGTTGCCACGCCCGGCAACCCGCCGCCCGCTACCGCGGATTCTTTCCCATGCCGAAGTAGAGGCGCTGTTCGCCGCCGCCGAAGAGGCGGCGACTGCCGATTCGCCCGCCGCCGTGCGCATGCTCACCTTTCTCGAATTGCTCTACGGATCGGGTTTGCGGGCGACCGAGCTGGTCGCGCTGCCGCTATCGGCGGTCCCGCGCGATGCGCCCTTCCTGACGGTGATCGGCAAGGGCGGGCAGGCGCGTATGGTCCCCGTCAGCCAGCGCGCAAGTGCCGCGCTGCAGCGGTGGCTGCCCTTGCGCGATAGCGATTCCCCCTGGCTGTTTCCCTCGCGCACCGGGCATCTCTCGCGTGTACGGCTGTTCCAGCTGCTCCGCGAACTGGCAGTGCGCGCCGATCTGCCGCCCGAAAAGCTCAGCCCGCATGTCCTGCGCCATGCCTTTGCCACGCATCTGCTGGAGGGCGGGGCGGATTTGCGCGCCTTGCAGACATTGCTCGGCCACGCGGATATCTCGACCACCCAGATCTACACCCATGTCGATGCCGCACGGCTGGTGAGACTGGTCAACGAGCGGCACCCGCTTGCGCAGCAGCGCGCTTCGGACTAGCGCCACCGCATGATTTCCTATCTCGAATTCGAGAAGCCGGTCGCCGAGCTTGAACAGCGCATTGCCGAACTGCGCAATGCAGCCGAGGGCGACGACGTCGACATCTCCACCGAGCTCCAGCGGCTCGAGACGAAGAGCGCTGCGCTGCTTGCCAGCACTTATGAGGCGCTCACCCCGTGGCAGAAGACGCAGGTGGCCCGGCATCCCTCGCGCCCGCATTTCCGCGACTATATCGAACATGCGTTCGACGAGTTCGTCCCGCTCGGCGGCGATCGATGTTATGGCGATGACGAGGCGATCCTCGGCGGATTTGCCAAGCTCGACGGGCGCAAGGTGGTGGTCATCGGGCACGAGAAGGGCAACGATACCGCCAGCCGCATCCGGCACAATTTCGGCATGGGCAAGCCAGAGGGCTATCGCAAGGCGATCCGCCTGATGGAACTGGCGGGGCGGTTCGGCCTGCCGGTGGTCACGCTGGTCGACACCTCGGGCGCTTTCCCCGGCGTCGAAGCCGAAGAGCGCGGCCAGGCGGAGGCGATCGCGCGTTCGACCGAGGCCTGCCTCGCACTGCCTGTCCCGATGGTTGCAGCCATCGTGGGCGAGGGCGGATCGGGCGGCGCGGTGGCGCTGGCCAGCGCCGAACGCGTGCTGATGATGGAGCACGCCGTTTATTCGGTCATTTCGCCCGAGGGCTGTGCGTCGATTCTGTGGCGGACCGCTGAAAAGGCGCCCGATGCGGCGGAGGCGATGAAGGTCACCGCGCAGGATCTCGCCAGCCTCGGCGTGATCGATCGCATCGTGCCCGAACCGGTCGGCGGCGCCCATCGCGATCCGCGATTGGCGGTAAGCACGCTGGGAATCGCGATCGCCGAAG
This genomic window from Qipengyuania sp. HL-TH1 contains:
- a CDS encoding acetyl-CoA carboxylase carboxyltransferase subunit alpha, producing the protein MISYLEFEKPVAELEQRIAELRNAAEGDDVDISTELQRLETKSAALLASTYEALTPWQKTQVARHPSRPHFRDYIEHAFDEFVPLGGDRCYGDDEAILGGFAKLDGRKVVVIGHEKGNDTASRIRHNFGMGKPEGYRKAIRLMELAGRFGLPVVTLVDTSGAFPGVEAEERGQAEAIARSTEACLALPVPMVAAIVGEGGSGGAVALASAERVLMMEHAVYSVISPEGCASILWRTAEKAPDAAEAMKVTAQDLASLGVIDRIVPEPVGGAHRDPRLAVSTLGIAIAEELDKLGRYAPHELKRLREERFLTLAG
- a CDS encoding tyrosine recombinase: MSAIADFLAMLAAERGAARNTILAYGRDLEQAEELVGGTLDQASPAQLARLGQGWSSLAPSTLARKISALRQFFGFVIDEGLREDDPTHALPRPATRRPLPRILSHAEVEALFAAAEEAATADSPAAVRMLTFLELLYGSGLRATELVALPLSAVPRDAPFLTVIGKGGQARMVPVSQRASAALQRWLPLRDSDSPWLFPSRTGHLSRVRLFQLLRELAVRADLPPEKLSPHVLRHAFATHLLEGGADLRALQTLLGHADISTTQIYTHVDAARLVRLVNERHPLAQQRASD